In one window of Euwallacea similis isolate ESF13 chromosome 4, ESF131.1, whole genome shotgun sequence DNA:
- the mRpL48 gene encoding large ribosomal subunit protein mL48, whose translation MNVLRRSLKRNFFKSSLNSRNCSGSLYEPDYLEGMKSKVPLYDTLNIQLRGYDFPVLESYQKYLHNIIKNMDIEVEDAWACPAQDLQVSTYKPQSEIVNAQYKLQLFSRSIQMTDLSTLQLPILFRVIEATLPIGVIMNVVNHEEFHEEERYVPDNELNKLKDQLEEMGGPSKKK comes from the exons ATGAACGTTCTTCGTAGGTCTCTGAAacgaaactttttcaaatCCTCCTTAAATAGTAGAAATTGTAGTGGATCTCTCTATGAACCCGACTACTTAGAG GGAATGAAATCCAAAGTACCATTATATGACACTTTAAACATTCAGCTAAGAGGCTATGACTTCCCAGTATTAGAAAGTTACCAAAAGTATTTACAcaatatcatcaaaaatatGGATATAGAGGTAGAGGATGCTTGGGCTTGTCCAGCACAGGACCTGCAAGTATCTACCTATAAACCTCAAAGTGAGATTGTGAACGCACAATACAAATTACAACTTTTCAGTAGGAGTATTCAAATGACAGATTTGTCAACGCTTCAG CTGCCAATATTGTTTAGAGTAATAGAAGCCACTTTGCCTATAGGGGTTATTATGAATGTGGTGAATCACGAGGAATTCCATGAAGAGGAGAGATATGTGCCTGATAATGAACTTAACAAATTAAAGGATCAGTTGGAGGAAATGGGGGGtccttcaaagaaaaaatag
- the ZnT63C gene encoding proton-coupled zinc antiporter SLC30A1 isoform X2 codes for MGRWTGKKCRLLSMLWLTTSFFFVEIVVGYITNSMALVADSFHMLSDVAALVVAFVSVRISPKKWSKNTFGWARAEVLGALVNAVFLVALCFSITVEACKRFIEVETIHDPQLLVIVGGIGLLVNLIGLLLFHEHGSGHGHSHAGGLSHSRNRLTQLALTDDNENDETYPSPPPLPPPKVTASHGHSHSAGQMNMRGVFLHVLSDALGSVIVIVSALVFWLTDWKYKFYIDPALSLLLVLLILRSVWPLLRDSALILLQTVPTHIQVDAIQQRLLQNVDGVLAVHEFHVWQLAGDRIIASAHIRCRNLSEYMKIAEKVKEFFHNEGIHSTTIQPEFIDYTDIPTTSDVGDPESATEDCVLDCPKSSKSSNNCVKNTCCGPSKGRDTPTPNNTPYLCRQRNSTQGLSDMEKGNLLEKSPESNLQNDYDCNILRGSQYSLRG; via the exons ATGGGCAGATGGACCGGAAAAAAATGCAGGCTCTTGTCCATGCTGTGGCTCACTACCAGCTTCTTCTTTGTCGAAATCGTGGTCGGATACATCACCAATTCCATGGCTTTGGTGGCTGACAGTTTTCACATGTTGAGCGATGTGGCGGCATTGGTGGTGGCTTTCGTATCTGTTCGG aTATCGCCAAAAAAATGGTCGAAAAACACCTTCGGTTGGGCCAGGGCCGAAGTCCTAGGGGCACTAGTTAATGCCGTGTTTCTAGTTGCTCTATGCTTTTCCATCACAGTAGAGGCATGTAAGAGGTTTATTGAAGTGGAGACCATCCATGACCCACAATTGCTGGTGATAGTGGGCGGAATTGGGTTGCTAGTCAATCTTATAGGACTGTTATTGTTCCATG AGCATGGGTCAGGACACGGTCACTCTCACGCAGGAGGCCTTTCTCACTCCCGCAATCGCCTCACTCAATTAGCCCTGACTGACGACAACGAAAATGACGAAACTTACCCCTCACCGCCGCCTCTACCGCCCCCAAAAGTAACCGCCAGTCACGGTCACTCACACTCTGCTGGCCAGATGAATATGCGAGGGGTGTTTCTGCACGTGCTCAGTGATGCTCTGGGATCTGTGATTGTCATTGTTTCTGCTTTG GTGTTTTGGTTGACCGACTGGAAATACAAATTCTACATCGATCCTGCTCTTTCCCTTTTGCTGGTATTGCTAATTTTGCGTTCGGTGTGGCCTCTGCTGCGAGATTCGGCTCTGATTTTATTGCAAACAGTGCCCACTCACATACAAGTGGATGCAATCCAGCAGCGTTTACTTCAAAACGTGGATGGTGTCCTCGCAGTCCATGAGTTTCATGTGTGGCAATTAGCCGGGGATAGGATTATCGCTTCAGCCCATATTAG atGTAGAAACTTGTCAGAGTACatgaaaattgctgaaaaGGTAAAGGAGTTCTTTCACAATGAAGGTATTCACTCCACAACCATTCAGCCAGAGTTTATCGATTACACAGACATTCCTACTACCTCAGA cGTAGGGGATCCTGAATCAGCTACTGAAGACTGCGTTCTCGACTGTCCCAAATCTTCCAAATCATCTAACAATTGTGTGAAAAACACTTGCTGCGGTCCGTCAAAG GGGCGAGACACTCCTACCCCCAACAACACTCCCTACCTCTGCCGCCAACGCAACTCCACCCAAGGACTGAGCGACATGGAGAAGGGCAATTTGCTGGAAAAAAGTCCTGAGTCGAATCTGCAAAATGATTACGACTGCAATATACTGCGGGGTTCGCAGTACTCACTCAGGGGATAA
- the ZnT63C gene encoding proton-coupled zinc antiporter SLC30A1 isoform X1, translating into MGRWTGKKCRLLSMLWLTTSFFFVEIVVGYITNSMALVADSFHMLSDVAALVVAFVSVRISPKKWSKNTFGWARAEVLGALVNAVFLVALCFSITVEACKRFIEVETIHDPQLLVIVGGIGLLVNLIGLLLFHEHGSGHGHSHAGGLSHSRNRLTQLALTDDNENDETYPSPPPLPPPKVTASHGHSHSAGQMNMRGVFLHVLSDALGSVIVIVSALVFWLTDWKYKFYIDPALSLLLVLLILRSVWPLLRDSALILLQTVPTHIQVDAIQQRLLQNVDGVLAVHEFHVWQLAGDRIIASAHIRCRNLSEYMKIAEKVKEFFHNEGIHSTTIQPEFIDYTDIPTTSDSVGDPESATEDCVLDCPKSSKSSNNCVKNTCCGPSKGRDTPTPNNTPYLCRQRNSTQGLSDMEKGNLLEKSPESNLQNDYDCNILRGSQYSLRG; encoded by the exons ATGGGCAGATGGACCGGAAAAAAATGCAGGCTCTTGTCCATGCTGTGGCTCACTACCAGCTTCTTCTTTGTCGAAATCGTGGTCGGATACATCACCAATTCCATGGCTTTGGTGGCTGACAGTTTTCACATGTTGAGCGATGTGGCGGCATTGGTGGTGGCTTTCGTATCTGTTCGG aTATCGCCAAAAAAATGGTCGAAAAACACCTTCGGTTGGGCCAGGGCCGAAGTCCTAGGGGCACTAGTTAATGCCGTGTTTCTAGTTGCTCTATGCTTTTCCATCACAGTAGAGGCATGTAAGAGGTTTATTGAAGTGGAGACCATCCATGACCCACAATTGCTGGTGATAGTGGGCGGAATTGGGTTGCTAGTCAATCTTATAGGACTGTTATTGTTCCATG AGCATGGGTCAGGACACGGTCACTCTCACGCAGGAGGCCTTTCTCACTCCCGCAATCGCCTCACTCAATTAGCCCTGACTGACGACAACGAAAATGACGAAACTTACCCCTCACCGCCGCCTCTACCGCCCCCAAAAGTAACCGCCAGTCACGGTCACTCACACTCTGCTGGCCAGATGAATATGCGAGGGGTGTTTCTGCACGTGCTCAGTGATGCTCTGGGATCTGTGATTGTCATTGTTTCTGCTTTG GTGTTTTGGTTGACCGACTGGAAATACAAATTCTACATCGATCCTGCTCTTTCCCTTTTGCTGGTATTGCTAATTTTGCGTTCGGTGTGGCCTCTGCTGCGAGATTCGGCTCTGATTTTATTGCAAACAGTGCCCACTCACATACAAGTGGATGCAATCCAGCAGCGTTTACTTCAAAACGTGGATGGTGTCCTCGCAGTCCATGAGTTTCATGTGTGGCAATTAGCCGGGGATAGGATTATCGCTTCAGCCCATATTAG atGTAGAAACTTGTCAGAGTACatgaaaattgctgaaaaGGTAAAGGAGTTCTTTCACAATGAAGGTATTCACTCCACAACCATTCAGCCAGAGTTTATCGATTACACAGACATTCCTACTACCTCAGA tagcGTAGGGGATCCTGAATCAGCTACTGAAGACTGCGTTCTCGACTGTCCCAAATCTTCCAAATCATCTAACAATTGTGTGAAAAACACTTGCTGCGGTCCGTCAAAG GGGCGAGACACTCCTACCCCCAACAACACTCCCTACCTCTGCCGCCAACGCAACTCCACCCAAGGACTGAGCGACATGGAGAAGGGCAATTTGCTGGAAAAAAGTCCTGAGTCGAATCTGCAAAATGATTACGACTGCAATATACTGCGGGGTTCGCAGTACTCACTCAGGGGATAA
- the LOC136408616 gene encoding RE1-silencing transcription factor-like, with the protein MQSKRNFHSGVPDYCRLCLGEIQTGSDSTVLLHGIVKEMLHLILSELNLSICESPVICKSCFETLKQCYSFKSSCLEAEDKIQEFVCPQIPVLVSLKEVLLKTTNVAKEASEQHEVCRTCLTLGLKSSYTKFCSYEGDPLQNMVEKCLPEIGLNVTKDPSICANCLEQLEEQFHFVMQCLDTEAKINYYSEKKFVFKNINLYNVYSFTVSIEESEDIRDTEALENDDCDRLSPQKSNNVQKTGIIDLTDDYLHNIKKDKSDSYKELFEHCDDSMIVKANNMQVDSDSEVSVTDERDLLEIRKIIKTRTPKPLEAQIIAKEKPSNKEENEGEFSEDEFPKKRLILRKCKICKFKTKFGSRMKAHMTRVHSMKTPLEEPQKDEEKVYHCRQLKCLFKTLNREDLKLHKQMHKKEKEQKCPHCGIVFVKPHFYKKHLENHSNYNIKVPSEKHIKAPILNMNMNKLSATVNKFRFNGQFLKMFKCRLCPYQTRLKSNYEKHSMSHKKGTEIVTHKCNVCNFETIHRENFLSHMQGHENDESNKVLRCFLCSFQPKSKFALKQHVNQVHKGGTG; encoded by the exons ATGCaatctaaaagaaattttcactCTGGAGTTCCTGACTATTGTCGCCTGTGCCTTGGAGAGATCCAAACAGGCAGTGATTCTACTGTTTTACTTCATGGAATTGTTAAAGAAATGTTGCACCTTATCCTGTCAGAATTG AATTTATCAATATGCGAATCTCCCGTGATTTGTAAGAGCTGCTTTGAAACCCTGAAGCAGTGTTACAGCTTCAAATCTTCCTGTCTTGAGGCTGAAGACAAAATTCAGGAATTTGTCTGTCCCCAAATTCCTGTACTTGTAAGCTTAAAAGAG GTTTTACTAAAGACTACTAATGTGGCTAAAGAAGCATCGGAGCAACATGAGGTGTGTAGAACTTGTCTGACTTTGGGATTAAAATCTTCCTACACAAAGTTCTGTAGCTATGAAGGGGATCCTTTACAGAATATGGTGGAAAAATGTCTACCAGAAATT GGTCTGAATGTAACAAAAGATCCTAGCATTTGTGCCAATTGCCTCGAACAGTTGGAAGAGCAATTTCACTTTGTAATGCAGTGTCTTGACACTGAAGCAAAAATTAACTATTACTCTGAAAagaagtttgtttttaaaaacataaacttATACAATGTGTATTCTTTCACTGTTTCTATAGAGGAGTCTGAGGATATTAGGGATACGGAAGCTTTGGAAAATGATGACTGTGATAG GTTGTCTcctcaaaaatcaaataatgtaCAAAAAACTGGTATCATTGACTTAACAGACGATTATTtgcataatattaaaaaagacaAATCAGACTCGTATAAAGAGTTATTTGAACACTGTGATGACTCCATGATagttaaagcaaataatatgCAGGTTGATAGTGACAGTGAAGTGTCTGTAACTGATGAGAGAGATCTTCTTGAGATTCGAAAGATTATTAAAACTCGGACTCCAAAGCCACTTGAAGCTCAAATTATTGCAAAGGAAAAACCCAGCAACAAAGAAGAGAATGAAGGAGAATTTAGTGAAGATGA ATTTCCAAAAAAACGTCTTATTcttagaaaatgtaaaatttgcaaatttaaaacgaaattcGGCAGTAGAATGAAGGCTCACATGACTAGGGTTCATTCCATGAAAACCCCTTTGGAAGAACCACAGAAAGACgaagaaaaagtttatcaCTGCAGGCAGCTAAAGTGCCTTTTCAAGACTCTGAATCGGGAAGACTTAAAGCTGCATAAACAAATgcataaaaaggaaaaagagcAGAAATGCCCGCATTGCGGCATCGTTTTTGTAAAGCCACATTTCTACAAAAAACACCTGGAAAATCACAGCAACTACAATATCAAAGTTCCTTCGGAGAAACACATCAAGGCGCCTATTTTGAACATGAACATGAACAAACTTAGTGCAACGGTCAATAAATTCAGGTTTAAcggtcaatttttaaaaatgttcaagtgCCGCTTGTGTCCATATCAAACGAGGTTAAAAAGCAACTATGAAAAGCACTCAATGTCCCACAAAAAAGGTACGGAAATAGTGACGCATAAGTGCAATGTGTGCAACTTTGAAACCATTCACAGAGAGAACTTTTTGAGTCACATGCAAGGCCACGAAAATGATGAATCTAATAAGGTTTTGAGGTGTTTCTTGTGTTCTTTTCAGCCAAAGAGTAAATTCGCCTTGAAGCAGCATGTGAATCAGGTTCATAAAGGAGGTACTGGGTGA